TTTCTAACTAAGTGATATGGTTATTTCTTTTTATAGATTGGTTTGCGATTCTCGATCTCTGATAAAAACTGGAGATAATTGTCATAACGCGTCTGCGCGATCTCACCCGTTTCCACAAGTGCCTTTACCTCACAGCCAGGTTCTTTTCGATGCATGCATTCACGAAACTTACATAGATGTGCTACTTCGACAAATTCAGGAAATTGTTTTGGCAGCTCGGTTGTTTCCATTTCTAAAAAGTCAATTGAACTAAAACCTGGAGTATCAGCAACTAATCCATCAAATAATGGTAAAAGTTCTACGTGGCGCGTCGTATGCTTTCCTCGTCCCAATGCTTCAGAAATTTCATTTGTTGCTAACTGTAAGTCTGGAGAAATCTTATTCAGCAACGTTGATTTCCCTGCACCCGATTGTCCCATAAACACAGTCAGACGTTCTGGAAAATACTGCTCCAACTCGCGAACGGCTTCCTCATCTCCTACACTGGTGGCGGCGATCACTGAATAGAGTGCACCGTATACTCGCTGAACATCGGCAACATTGACTGCTTCTTCTCCAGTCAATAAATCGATTTTCGTCAAATAGATGATTGGCGTGATTTCTTTTTCTTCCAGCGTTACCAGAAAACGATCGAGTAAATTATAAGAGAAGTTCGGTTCCACCATACTCATGACGATCACTCCTAAATCCACGTTTGCAATGGGAGGACGCACTAGCTCATTGTGTCTTGGGTAAACTTCCAGCAGA
This sequence is a window from Enterococcus wangshanyuanii. Protein-coding genes within it:
- the rsgA gene encoding ribosome small subunit-dependent GTPase A — protein: MAFLKGQIRKALSGFYYIYADGQTFQTRARGNFRNRKITPLVGDEVMFESDNLIDGYLLEVYPRHNELVRPPIANVDLGVIVMSMVEPNFSYNLLDRFLVTLEEKEITPIIYLTKIDLLTGEEAVNVADVQRVYGALYSVIAATSVGDEEAVRELEQYFPERLTVFMGQSGAGKSTLLNKISPDLQLATNEISEALGRGKHTTRHVELLPLFDGLVADTPGFSSIDFLEMETTELPKQFPEFVEVAHLCKFRECMHRKEPGCEVKALVETGEIAQTRYDNYLQFLSEIENRKPIYKKK